The Myxococcota bacterium genome has a segment encoding these proteins:
- a CDS encoding DsbA family protein translates to MSLQRKLSPVVTGVLTSPARRRLARRARELRRRVRGGVHRVEYFHQVDDPYAQLVAPLLERFALRYDVELVPVLVGPPDDASAPERERLVAYSRRDAADVAPYYGVAFRDPGAQPPRELVALANAILVANLGADRFAAMAAAVGESMWAGDAGALTAIAQEYGAVDPDTVRRACEAGDARRERLGHYLGATFHYEGEWYWGIERLAYLEERLEELGALRAGARPGERVVARRLPAPAPPARPGGELTLEFFASLRSPYTAISFGPVYDLVDRTGVRLVLRPVLPMVMRGLPVPRAKRIYIMLDTKREAERLGVPFGVAADPIGRPVELGFSLYPFAREKGRAREYLHAFAHLAFSQGVDMGTEKGLAQACERAGLRWEEARPHLGDESWRPELEANRKELLAMGLWGVPSFRLSGPEGAEPFCTWGQDRLWLVEERIRERLAQ, encoded by the coding sequence ATGTCGCTCCAGCGCAAGCTCTCGCCCGTCGTCACGGGCGTCCTCACGAGCCCCGCGCGGCGGCGCCTCGCGCGCCGCGCGCGCGAGCTGCGGCGCCGCGTGCGCGGCGGCGTGCACCGCGTCGAGTACTTCCATCAGGTCGACGACCCGTACGCGCAGCTCGTCGCTCCGCTGCTCGAGCGCTTCGCACTGCGCTACGACGTCGAGCTCGTGCCCGTGCTGGTCGGCCCGCCCGACGACGCGTCGGCGCCCGAGCGCGAGCGCCTCGTCGCCTACTCCCGCCGCGACGCCGCGGACGTCGCGCCGTACTACGGCGTCGCGTTCCGCGACCCGGGCGCGCAGCCGCCGCGCGAGCTCGTCGCGCTCGCCAACGCGATCCTCGTCGCGAACCTCGGCGCCGATCGCTTCGCCGCGATGGCGGCCGCCGTCGGCGAGTCGATGTGGGCCGGCGACGCGGGCGCGCTCACCGCGATCGCGCAGGAGTACGGCGCGGTCGATCCGGACACGGTGCGCCGCGCGTGCGAGGCGGGCGACGCGCGCCGCGAGCGGCTCGGCCACTACCTCGGCGCGACCTTCCACTACGAAGGCGAGTGGTACTGGGGCATCGAGCGGCTCGCCTATCTCGAGGAGCGGCTCGAAGAGCTCGGCGCGTTGCGCGCGGGCGCGCGGCCGGGCGAGCGCGTCGTCGCGCGCCGGCTCCCCGCGCCGGCGCCGCCCGCGCGGCCCGGCGGCGAGCTCACCCTCGAGTTCTTCGCGTCGCTGCGCAGCCCGTACACGGCCATCTCGTTCGGGCCCGTCTACGACCTCGTCGATCGCACCGGCGTGCGCCTCGTCCTGCGGCCCGTGCTGCCGATGGTGATGCGCGGCCTCCCCGTGCCGCGCGCGAAGCGCATCTACATCATGCTCGACACGAAGCGCGAGGCGGAGCGGCTCGGCGTGCCGTTCGGCGTCGCGGCCGACCCGATCGGCCGGCCCGTCGAGCTCGGCTTCTCGCTCTATCCGTTCGCCCGCGAGAAGGGCCGCGCGCGCGAGTACCTGCACGCGTTCGCGCACCTCGCCTTCTCGCAGGGCGTCGACATGGGCACCGAGAAGGGGCTCGCGCAGGCGTGCGAGCGCGCGGGGCTGCGCTGGGAAGAGGCGCGCCCCCACCTCGGCGACGAGAGCTGGCGCCCCGAGCTCGAGGCGAATCGCAAGGAGCTGCTGGCGATGGGGCTCTGGGGCGTGCCGAGCTTCCGGCTCTCCGGGCCGGAGGGCGCCGAGCCCTTCTGCACCTGGGGGCAGGACCGGCTCTGGCTCGTCGAGGAGCGCATCCGCGAGCGCCTCGCGCAGTGA
- a CDS encoding glutathione S-transferase family protein, translating into MPYRIYGAEESPYSVKVRSYFRYKGIEHEWIVRSQARIAEFQELAKLPLIPLVATPQGDALQDSTPILERIEAAHPEPSIHPSDPALAFLSALVEELGDEWGNKWMFHLRWKAPADQRSASHRIARTLQPDADDDAIEATAAGIAKRMTGRVWFVGSSPQTAPAIEASFEEAVAQLEAHLGARDYLFGARPSFGDFGLWGQMYELWTDPTPGALLRERAPRTCAWIERMLDPSAAPRDGAHGWEEASALLPTLEPFLARQAGARFLPWSDANARAIASAAEEFTVELDGSSWTQKPQKYHARSLAALRERHAKARGDAALDAVLERTGCLRWLAV; encoded by the coding sequence GTGCCCTACCGCATCTACGGCGCCGAGGAGTCGCCCTACTCGGTGAAGGTCCGCTCGTACTTCCGCTACAAGGGCATCGAGCACGAGTGGATCGTGCGCAGCCAGGCGCGGATCGCGGAGTTCCAGGAGCTCGCCAAGCTGCCGCTCATTCCGCTCGTCGCGACGCCGCAGGGCGACGCGCTGCAGGACTCGACGCCGATCCTCGAGCGCATCGAGGCGGCGCACCCCGAGCCGTCCATCCACCCGAGCGACCCCGCGCTCGCCTTCCTGTCGGCGCTCGTCGAGGAGCTCGGCGACGAGTGGGGCAACAAGTGGATGTTCCACCTGCGCTGGAAGGCGCCGGCCGACCAGCGCTCGGCGAGCCACCGCATCGCGCGCACGCTGCAGCCCGACGCCGACGACGACGCGATCGAAGCGACGGCCGCGGGCATCGCGAAGCGCATGACCGGGCGCGTGTGGTTCGTCGGGTCGAGCCCGCAGACCGCGCCCGCGATCGAGGCCTCGTTCGAGGAGGCGGTCGCGCAGCTCGAGGCGCACCTCGGCGCGCGCGACTACCTGTTCGGCGCGCGCCCGTCGTTCGGCGACTTCGGGCTGTGGGGCCAGATGTACGAGCTGTGGACCGACCCGACGCCCGGCGCCCTGCTGCGCGAGCGCGCGCCCCGCACGTGCGCGTGGATCGAGCGGATGCTCGACCCGTCGGCGGCGCCGCGCGACGGCGCGCACGGCTGGGAGGAGGCGAGCGCGCTGCTGCCGACGCTCGAGCCGTTCCTCGCGCGCCAGGCGGGTGCGCGCTTCCTGCCGTGGTCGGATGCGAACGCGCGCGCGATCGCGTCGGCGGCCGAGGAGTTCACGGTCGAGCTCGACGGGAGCTCGTGGACGCAGAAGCCGCAGAAGTACCACGCGCGCTCGCTCGCGGCGCTGCGCGAACGTCATGCGAAGGCGCGCGGGGACGCCGCGCTCGACGCCGTCCTCGAACGGACGGGCTGCCTGCGCTGGCTCGCCGTCTGA
- a CDS encoding transmembrane 220 family protein, which yields MDADAPHRHPPRKSAVADSPRRSAVADSPRKSAVEDSPNGSGVFRMACAVMAALFALSVAVQANDPDPVRWMAFYGLACATAAAGALARPRLALELATALVSLGVVLALAPAAATARREAFTSFHMQSPDDELVRELGGAAIALAFALALLARRALRARTARGRASRAGRGIAAASVVALALGAGCNTWRVFFPSHAHESVAPVLPELPRPAVLLFTKTNGFRHHEAIEAGVPAIERVAARRGWSVFHTENGAVHAPALLARFDAVVWFQTSGDVLSEPQRDALRRWIEDGGGFVGIHNAVGERHYDWRWYVRDLVGAQFVGHTMSPQFQRARVLVDDRAHPATRALPAAFDHVEEWYSFDASPRARGARVLLRVDEATYAPEGWGGDLRMGADHPVVWSHCPGRGRALLSALGHQAEAYAVPEHLALLEGAIAWAAAGPGAPCDDVLAPAAD from the coding sequence GTGGACGCCGACGCGCCGCACCGCCACCCGCCGCGCAAGAGCGCGGTCGCAGACTCGCCGCGCAGGAGCGCGGTCGCAGACTCGCCGCGCAAGAGCGCGGTCGAAGACTCGCCGAACGGGAGCGGCGTGTTCCGCATGGCGTGCGCGGTGATGGCGGCGCTCTTCGCGCTGTCGGTCGCCGTGCAGGCGAACGACCCGGACCCCGTGCGCTGGATGGCGTTCTACGGCCTCGCGTGCGCGACGGCCGCGGCGGGTGCGCTCGCGCGTCCGCGCCTCGCGCTCGAGCTCGCGACCGCGCTCGTCTCGCTCGGCGTCGTCCTCGCGCTCGCGCCCGCCGCAGCGACGGCGCGCCGCGAGGCGTTCACGTCGTTCCACATGCAGAGCCCCGACGACGAGCTCGTGCGCGAGCTCGGCGGCGCCGCGATCGCGCTCGCCTTCGCGCTCGCGCTGCTCGCGCGCCGCGCGCTGCGGGCGCGCACCGCGCGCGGCCGCGCGTCGCGCGCGGGGCGCGGCATCGCTGCGGCGTCGGTCGTCGCGCTCGCGCTCGGTGCCGGCTGCAACACGTGGCGCGTCTTCTTCCCGTCGCACGCGCACGAGTCCGTCGCGCCGGTGCTGCCCGAGCTCCCGCGCCCGGCCGTCCTGCTGTTCACGAAGACGAACGGCTTCCGTCACCACGAGGCGATCGAGGCGGGCGTGCCCGCGATCGAGCGGGTCGCCGCGCGGCGCGGGTGGTCCGTGTTCCACACCGAGAACGGCGCCGTGCACGCGCCCGCGCTGCTCGCGCGCTTCGACGCGGTCGTGTGGTTCCAGACGAGCGGCGACGTGCTGTCGGAGCCGCAGCGGGACGCGCTCCGCCGATGGATCGAGGACGGCGGAGGCTTCGTCGGCATCCACAACGCCGTCGGCGAGCGGCACTACGACTGGCGCTGGTACGTGCGCGACCTCGTCGGCGCGCAGTTCGTCGGCCACACCATGTCGCCGCAGTTCCAGCGCGCGCGCGTCCTGGTCGACGATCGCGCGCACCCGGCGACGCGCGCGCTGCCCGCCGCGTTCGACCACGTCGAGGAGTGGTACTCGTTCGACGCGAGCCCGCGCGCGCGCGGCGCGCGCGTGCTGCTGCGCGTCGACGAGGCGACCTACGCGCCCGAGGGCTGGGGCGGCGACCTCCGCATGGGCGCCGACCATCCCGTCGTGTGGAGCCACTGCCCCGGGCGCGGCCGCGCGCTGCTCTCCGCGCTCGGTCACCAGGCCGAGGCCTACGCCGTGCCCGAGCACCTCGCGCTGCTCGAGGGCGCGATCGCGTGGGCCGCCGCGGGGCCGGGCGCGCCGTGCGACGACGTGCTCGCGCCGGCGGCGGACTGA
- a CDS encoding thiamine pyrophosphate-binding protein, producing the protein MPPATASSRDDSWNGGELVVRQLELAGIDTFFGVVAGPMIEIFTAGLERRMQVVGCRHEENAAFMASAWGYAKRKAGVIVAGSGPGMTNTVTPMHVATESAMPLVVLGGSVPGVMRGVGGFQECDQLAFARPGCKWVQQVDSVERIPEYVHLALGKAVSGRPGAVYLDFPGHLLSQKVPASQARLRERAPEVAAPHADPQAIERVADLLARAERPLVIVGKGAAWADASDALAALVDRGIPYVTSPMARGTLPDDHPAFVNSARSAALKGADAIVMIGARFNWIFSYGSPTKFAPGVRIAQIDVEPEELYSGADVEIGIVADAAAATRQLVAALEGRALAPASAKWLAHLQAARDANEEGLRARLASDAVPIDPHRVMKELRETLPRNASIAVDGETTMGLARQLVPSFGPRKRFNAGTTGCMGTGVPYAIGAKLARPDEPAVAILGDYAFGSAMMDVETAARVGANVVFVVCNNEGIAGHMIQDGMFPADAPKVAALLPASYEKLAEMVGAHAERVEAPGDIRPALERALAANAPAIVHVRMDPKATRMSGGIYLR; encoded by the coding sequence ATGCCGCCCGCCACCGCCTCGTCGCGCGACGACTCCTGGAACGGCGGCGAGCTCGTCGTCCGCCAGCTCGAGCTCGCGGGCATCGACACGTTCTTCGGCGTCGTCGCCGGCCCGATGATCGAGATCTTCACGGCCGGCCTCGAGCGGCGCATGCAGGTCGTCGGCTGCCGGCACGAGGAGAACGCCGCGTTCATGGCGTCGGCGTGGGGCTATGCGAAGCGCAAGGCGGGCGTGATCGTGGCGGGCTCGGGCCCGGGCATGACGAACACGGTGACGCCCATGCACGTCGCGACCGAGAGCGCGATGCCGCTCGTCGTGCTCGGCGGCTCGGTGCCCGGCGTGATGCGCGGCGTCGGCGGCTTCCAGGAGTGCGACCAGCTCGCCTTCGCGCGTCCGGGCTGCAAGTGGGTGCAGCAGGTCGACAGCGTCGAACGCATCCCCGAGTACGTGCACCTCGCGCTCGGCAAGGCGGTGAGCGGCCGGCCGGGCGCGGTGTACCTCGACTTCCCCGGACACCTGCTCTCGCAGAAGGTGCCGGCGTCGCAGGCGCGGCTCCGCGAGCGCGCGCCCGAGGTCGCGGCGCCGCACGCCGACCCGCAGGCGATCGAGCGCGTGGCCGACCTGCTCGCGCGCGCCGAGCGGCCGCTCGTGATCGTCGGCAAGGGCGCGGCGTGGGCGGATGCGAGCGACGCGCTCGCCGCGCTCGTCGACCGCGGCATCCCCTACGTCACGTCGCCGATGGCGCGCGGCACGCTGCCCGACGACCACCCGGCCTTCGTGAACTCCGCGCGCTCGGCCGCGCTCAAGGGCGCGGACGCGATCGTGATGATCGGCGCGCGCTTCAACTGGATCTTCTCGTACGGGAGCCCGACGAAGTTCGCGCCGGGCGTGCGCATCGCGCAGATCGACGTCGAGCCCGAGGAGCTCTACAGCGGCGCGGACGTCGAGATCGGCATCGTCGCGGACGCGGCGGCCGCGACGCGACAGCTCGTCGCCGCGCTCGAGGGGCGCGCGCTCGCGCCCGCGAGCGCGAAGTGGCTCGCGCACCTGCAGGCGGCGCGCGACGCGAACGAGGAGGGGCTGCGCGCGCGGCTCGCATCCGACGCCGTGCCGATCGACCCGCACCGCGTCATGAAGGAGCTGCGCGAGACGCTCCCGCGCAACGCGTCGATCGCCGTCGACGGCGAGACGACGATGGGGCTCGCGCGCCAGCTCGTGCCGAGCTTCGGCCCGCGCAAGCGCTTCAACGCCGGCACGACGGGCTGCATGGGCACCGGCGTGCCGTACGCGATCGGCGCGAAGCTCGCGCGCCCGGACGAGCCCGCGGTCGCCATCCTCGGCGACTACGCGTTCGGCTCGGCGATGATGGACGTCGAGACCGCCGCGCGCGTCGGCGCGAACGTCGTGTTCGTCGTGTGCAACAACGAGGGCATCGCGGGCCACATGATCCAGGACGGGATGTTCCCGGCCGACGCGCCGAAGGTCGCCGCGCTGCTGCCCGCGTCGTACGAGAAGCTCGCCGAGATGGTCGGCGCGCACGCCGAGCGCGTGGAGGCGCCGGGCGACATCCGCCCGGCGCTCGAGCGCGCGCTCGCCGCGAATGCGCCCGCGATCGTGCACGTGCGCATGGACCCGAAGGCCACGCGCATGTCGGGCGGCATCTACCTGCGCTAG
- a CDS encoding VCBS repeat-containing protein has protein sequence MRTAWTLLSLALLVAAVLVYPLADHPPERRIGPPDGGLTGEQVAERYCQSCHLLPVPGQLPRETWPFAIDWMGNYLGYPKLGGPFERLVAKRLIPDAPLVSTAEMTRLGRYFIEGALPAAALTPPRAPAPPLEGWTASELADAGERGAVVTLLWVDEANGRLWVGSANDDMLRVFDRDRKLLVALEMGGDPIHIEPRPRGVRVALAGDFVRDARQGKVVDVALDERAGTVAHRVVLEGLHRTIETHTRDVDGDGEDDLVVVGFGDGVGSGYGKVSIYWSEREEQVLLDRAGGLGAAIVDIDGDGALDVLVLATQGSNELVAHLNRGHRTFERRVLLQRDVSFGFNEMHVLDFDGDGRLDVVTTNGNNMEMPDPPLRPYHGVRVFRGDGALGFEEALFHPLYGALTSVVRDLDGDGDLDIAATGFYPDWRAAEPETFQIVENRGRAAGAEGGAERYLLAPRSLRGEAWNRWMRVAAGDLDGDGRVELFLGAGNVPGGGLHPSRPRQWEHYRERLARAPAVLVLDRRP, from the coding sequence GTGCGCACCGCCTGGACGCTGCTCTCGCTCGCACTGCTCGTCGCCGCGGTGCTCGTGTATCCGCTCGCTGACCATCCGCCCGAGCGGCGCATCGGCCCGCCCGACGGCGGCCTCACGGGCGAGCAGGTCGCGGAGCGCTACTGCCAGAGCTGCCACCTGCTCCCCGTTCCCGGGCAGCTCCCGCGCGAGACGTGGCCCTTCGCGATCGACTGGATGGGGAACTATCTCGGCTATCCGAAGCTCGGCGGCCCGTTCGAGCGGCTCGTCGCGAAGCGGCTGATCCCGGACGCGCCGCTCGTCAGCACCGCCGAGATGACGCGGCTCGGCCGCTACTTCATCGAGGGCGCGCTGCCGGCCGCCGCGCTCACGCCGCCGCGCGCGCCCGCGCCGCCGCTCGAGGGATGGACCGCGAGCGAGCTCGCCGATGCGGGCGAGCGCGGCGCGGTCGTCACGCTGCTGTGGGTCGACGAGGCGAACGGGCGGCTGTGGGTCGGCTCGGCGAACGACGACATGCTGCGCGTCTTCGACCGTGACCGGAAGCTCCTCGTCGCGCTCGAGATGGGCGGCGACCCGATCCACATCGAGCCGCGCCCGCGCGGCGTGCGCGTCGCCCTCGCCGGCGACTTCGTGCGCGACGCGCGCCAGGGGAAGGTGGTCGACGTCGCGCTCGACGAACGCGCGGGCACGGTCGCGCACCGCGTCGTGCTCGAGGGGCTCCACCGCACGATCGAGACGCACACGCGCGACGTCGACGGCGACGGCGAGGACGACCTCGTCGTCGTCGGCTTCGGCGACGGCGTCGGCAGCGGCTACGGAAAGGTCTCCATCTACTGGAGCGAGCGCGAGGAGCAGGTGCTGCTCGACCGCGCGGGCGGTCTCGGCGCCGCGATCGTCGACATCGACGGCGACGGCGCGCTCGACGTGCTCGTGCTCGCGACGCAGGGGAGCAACGAGCTCGTCGCGCACCTCAACCGCGGCCACCGCACGTTCGAGCGCCGCGTGCTGCTGCAGCGCGACGTCTCGTTCGGCTTCAACGAGATGCACGTGCTCGACTTCGACGGCGACGGCCGGCTCGACGTCGTCACGACGAACGGCAACAACATGGAGATGCCCGACCCGCCGCTGCGCCCCTACCACGGCGTGCGCGTGTTCCGCGGCGACGGCGCGCTCGGCTTCGAGGAGGCGCTCTTCCACCCGCTCTACGGCGCGCTCACCTCGGTCGTGCGCGACCTCGACGGCGACGGCGACCTCGACATCGCGGCGACGGGCTTCTATCCGGACTGGCGCGCGGCCGAGCCCGAGACGTTCCAGATCGTCGAGAACCGCGGGCGCGCGGCCGGGGCGGAGGGAGGCGCGGAGCGCTATCTCCTCGCGCCGCGCTCGCTGCGCGGCGAGGCGTGGAACCGCTGGATGCGCGTCGCGGCGGGCGACCTCGACGGCGACGGTCGCGTCGAGCTGTTCCTCGGCGCCGGCAACGTCCCGGGCGGCGGCCTGCACCCGTCGCGCCCGCGCCAGTGGGAGCACTACCGCGAGCGGCTCGCGCGCGCGCCCGCGGTGCTCGTGCTCGATCGCCGTCCCTGA
- a CDS encoding metallophosphoesterase has translation MSGSDRARRSPLTAPTVVAALAFAALAGCATFAPNVDGMYAAGPGAARAPEGAVPSLVLIGDIGVPRGEATERLAQRVAGALANAPGAPVVVLGDVFYIAGLQGTCPSTPGVSMFGCQDEAGPPEDQLEGVLGPYRAALGDNPVIAIGGNHDYYGGEPAVRNQCRLIPTAGRGWRYYAKGCELTDANPVATIDLGDVVVFAVDSEPMIRDAKFRRRTIEALRAEIFRVRTEKPHAWRLVATHHPLETQGSHNGATGVTGALKDIYWLRKTVLAPLFLPLEAWLGAQDPYELRYRDYRRELYALFAQQPIDAFVSGHDHDLQHLTIDHPGVGTQIVSGAGANRSPVQRYGLDFLWLNRLGRLLGLRDVLPAPRHEMEFGLGGEIDAPDLSGYGFAVVTPDGSELVVDYVDPWRDGALYTARVDRAPGRD, from the coding sequence ATGTCCGGATCGGATCGCGCCCGTCGTTCCCCGCTCACCGCGCCGACGGTCGTCGCCGCGCTCGCGTTCGCCGCGCTCGCCGGCTGCGCGACGTTCGCGCCCAACGTCGACGGCATGTACGCGGCCGGCCCGGGCGCGGCGCGCGCGCCCGAGGGCGCCGTGCCGTCGCTCGTGCTGATCGGCGACATCGGCGTGCCGCGCGGCGAGGCGACCGAGCGGCTCGCGCAGCGCGTCGCCGGCGCGCTCGCGAACGCGCCGGGAGCGCCGGTCGTCGTGCTCGGCGACGTCTTCTACATCGCCGGCCTCCAGGGCACGTGCCCGAGCACGCCGGGTGTCTCGATGTTCGGGTGCCAGGACGAGGCCGGGCCGCCCGAGGACCAGCTCGAGGGCGTGCTCGGGCCGTACCGCGCCGCGCTCGGCGACAACCCGGTGATCGCGATCGGCGGCAACCACGACTACTACGGCGGCGAGCCGGCCGTGCGCAACCAGTGCCGGCTGATCCCGACGGCCGGCCGCGGCTGGCGCTACTACGCGAAGGGCTGCGAGCTGACGGACGCGAACCCGGTCGCGACGATCGACCTCGGCGACGTCGTCGTCTTCGCCGTCGACTCCGAGCCGATGATCCGCGACGCGAAGTTCCGGCGGCGCACGATCGAGGCACTGCGCGCCGAGATCTTCCGCGTGCGCACCGAGAAGCCCCACGCGTGGCGGCTCGTCGCGACGCACCACCCGCTCGAGACGCAGGGCTCGCACAACGGCGCGACCGGGGTGACGGGCGCGCTGAAGGACATCTACTGGCTGCGCAAGACGGTGCTCGCGCCGCTCTTCCTGCCGCTCGAGGCGTGGCTCGGCGCGCAGGACCCGTACGAGCTGCGCTACCGCGACTATCGCCGCGAGCTCTACGCGCTCTTCGCGCAGCAGCCGATCGACGCGTTCGTCAGCGGCCACGACCACGACCTGCAGCACCTGACGATCGATCACCCGGGCGTGGGCACGCAGATCGTCTCGGGCGCGGGGGCGAACCGCTCGCCCGTGCAGCGCTACGGGCTCGACTTCCTGTGGCTCAACCGGCTCGGGCGTCTGCTCGGGCTGCGCGACGTGCTCCCCGCGCCGCGCCACGAGATGGAGTTCGGGCTCGGCGGCGAGATCGACGCGCCCGACCTCTCGGGCTACGGCTTCGCGGTCGTGACGCCGGACGGGAGCGAGCTCGTCGTCGACTACGTCGACCCGTGGCGCGACGGCGCGCTCTACACCGCGCGCGTCGATCGCGCGCCCGGGCGCGACTGA
- a CDS encoding CoA transferase encodes MPRPLEGIRVVDWTIWQQGPVASAMLADLGAEVIKVESRDGGDPGRGLVAIQGTAVRANFYFEGLNRGKQSLALDLKKPEAREILYRLVAKSDVFVQNFRKGVAERLGLGYDDLRRHNERIIYASATGYGPEGPDSGEPSFDHLGLARSGIMFATGEPDMGPMAVGGGVADQMGAVMLAYGVLAALYAREKLGVGQKVDTSHLGSMAWLQGLSMSSRLINGAAFPRVARKRASNPLWNHYECQDGKWIALAMLQSDRYWADFAKAIGRPALANDERYRDLTARAVNAEACVAELDAAFASKPRDEWMRILKAGGDFIYTIVNSLDDLPTDPQMVANHYVTELDHPSVGKVQYLDCPVTFSATPGGVREVAPELGQHTELLMTELLGYSWDDVGALRDKGVI; translated from the coding sequence ATGCCGCGACCGCTCGAGGGCATCCGCGTCGTCGACTGGACGATCTGGCAGCAGGGGCCCGTCGCGTCCGCGATGCTGGCCGACCTCGGCGCCGAGGTGATCAAGGTCGAATCGCGCGACGGCGGCGACCCGGGCCGCGGGCTCGTCGCGATCCAGGGAACGGCCGTGCGCGCGAACTTCTACTTCGAGGGGCTGAACCGCGGGAAGCAGAGCCTCGCGCTCGACCTCAAGAAGCCCGAGGCGCGCGAGATCCTCTACCGGCTCGTCGCGAAGAGCGACGTGTTCGTGCAGAACTTCCGCAAGGGCGTCGCCGAGCGGCTCGGGCTCGGCTACGACGACCTGCGCCGACACAACGAGCGCATCATCTACGCGAGCGCGACCGGCTACGGGCCGGAGGGCCCCGACAGCGGCGAGCCCTCGTTCGACCACCTCGGCCTCGCGCGCAGCGGCATCATGTTCGCGACGGGCGAGCCCGACATGGGGCCGATGGCCGTGGGCGGCGGCGTCGCCGACCAGATGGGCGCCGTGATGCTCGCCTACGGCGTGCTCGCCGCGCTCTACGCGCGCGAGAAGCTCGGCGTCGGCCAGAAGGTCGACACGAGCCACCTCGGCAGCATGGCCTGGCTGCAGGGGCTCTCGATGAGCTCGCGGCTCATCAACGGCGCGGCCTTCCCGCGCGTCGCGCGCAAGCGCGCGTCGAACCCGCTCTGGAACCACTACGAGTGCCAGGACGGGAAGTGGATCGCGCTCGCGATGCTGCAGAGCGACCGCTACTGGGCCGACTTCGCGAAGGCGATCGGCCGGCCCGCCCTCGCGAACGACGAGCGCTACCGCGACCTCACCGCGCGCGCCGTGAACGCCGAGGCCTGCGTCGCCGAGCTCGACGCGGCGTTCGCCTCGAAGCCGCGCGACGAGTGGATGCGCATCCTCAAGGCCGGCGGCGACTTCATCTACACGATCGTGAACTCGCTCGACGATCTCCCGACCGACCCGCAGATGGTCGCCAACCACTACGTCACCGAGCTCGACCACCCGAGCGTCGGCAAGGTGCAGTACCTCGACTGCCCGGTGACGTTCTCGGCGACGCCGGGCGGCGTGCGCGAGGTCGCGCCCGAGCTCGGGCAGCACACGGAGCTGCTGATGACGGAGCTGCTGGGCTACTCGTGGGACGACGTCGGCGCGCTGCGCGACAAGGGCGTCATCTAG